A segment of the Nymphalis io chromosome 7, ilAglIoxx1.1, whole genome shotgun sequence genome:
CGTACAACCGTTGAtgctacgcctgaactctttccggtcgtgtcggatttgcagtcccatcggattatgagagtgagagaatagaggtgcacctgtgtttgcgtacacactataatatgtcctgcgcaattggatcatctcttttgagattggccgccatgaccgaaatcggtccggagggcATCATCATCATATCGAAACTTATTAGAATGCTTTGATAAATgcgttaataatttatatattagctCGCCCTCATCTCAAATAATAGAGATCGGAGCAAATTGTATAGAAAAAATTGACAGGCTCTTCACGACCGGTCTGTGCCTTTTTACAATGCGGTATTGTTTCCCAATCGCAATTCGGGTGGTTGAAGCGTTTacgactttaaaaaatatataagcactaaaaaaacaaatgtattttaaatattgtatttggcTGTGATATGGACTTTGCCTTGTTCTGACATATTATCTCTAAGAACAATATTATGTTCTACagtaatataatgataaaatacatattaagaaaagtcatttgccctcccggcgatataaaaaaaaaaaaaaaaagtaaactccAGGTGCGACGTCGTTTTATAATGCATTTCCGATTAGATATTAATAGTTAGTGTTATTGACCTAAAATAGATTACGTATCGGACGAATAAAGGGGAAACTgatgtattttttcatttataaataaatttatattgttgtttgaaaaaattgttttaaaaatattacatatatatatatattttatttcaataattagatTGGAGTTTTgaagtttttattcatttatttttttaagtttgattgttttattattattatttttttgtagtattttttgCTGTGCTATTATTTAACATGCTTATATTACCGTTCTATTCGCCCGTACTGTaacgtcaaatattttttgtcacgtatttatttatatatcttgtaatatttcaatgaatatGTGAAGAAAATTGTTTAACGTAAAGCTACTACCGTTTCGGGATGTAATATCAAACGAAAAAAACCCGGCAAGaaaatcagtagttactctCTTTCACTCTTTCATATACAAAGTCGTAGAAATacgtaaaaatattagtatatttacaactactggtaaaaaaataaaggcTGCACAAATCTCTGCCACTATTTTACTTACGTAGATAGTAACTTactgttacaatttaaaaaaagaatatttattaaaaagttttaattttttttctggaaCTTTTTAAACGTGTCATACGTCAGATATACGTCTGTCCGTTTAGTATGATCAACAAtaacaaatagtttttgagttataaGCAACGAGCCAAAGTTACTATATGTTACATCGAGGCGACTTGAAAACTTACGAAACATTTTTATAGGGCCAtgaaatacacataatatattttttttttttttttatagaaaaggaaggcggacgagcatatgggccacctgatggtaagtggtcaccaacgctcttagacattggcattgtaagaaatgtcaaccatcgcttacatatccaatgcgccaccaaccttgggaactaagattttatgtcccttgtgcctgtaattacactggctcactcacccttcaaaccggaacacaacaatatcaagtattgctgttttgcggtagaatatctgatgagtgggtggtacctacccagacgagcttgcacaaagccctaccaatgaaatatacatatataaattagacatacatttttattgagaaCTGCAGTCGCGTCGTGACTAGATAGGGGCGCTGCTCCGCAAATAATGCCTTCTATTGTTTCCAGGTACTTCGGAGTCACCGCTGGATGTTTTCCCAAAAATACCACTGCAAGACATAAtggaacaattaaaatatttgttcgacTTTATAAATATCGTACCTATTTGGTACAAAATTACAACTGGCAAGGTAACAATAGAAAGACATTAATTCATCAACccgtcttattttatttacctacatatatgtacatacttatataattatatttttttctattaacttaaaacatacataattttaaaaatggaagctttataagaattatatactatttataatctatcaaaaatttacaaaatatcacGCGATTTAAGAACCGGTAAGTTATGTTTGTGACGTCTTAATGTTATCGCACTTATAATGTAGAGAATTTGACACGGAGACCCTAGGCAGTGCAGCAGTTAGCAGCCTATACTGCCTAATAGATAATCTGACCCGAGCTATTGGCGTGGAATCAGTATGTATCTACCTACAATTGGTTGGTACAATTGTACTTGGTACAAAACTAAAACAGACAAGATCAGTaaattattctgtaagaacaaaacGAAGAAGAACACGACTGTGTAGTGTCAAGTCAAGATACAaagttagttcttacagaataacacaGATGAACTAAAGtgctataataaatagtttttcattTGTTCTGTTGACTTACTCATTGGCGGAACGACATACAAATGATTCGCTTTGTGTCGAACAATAGTTTCAAGGAAAAGATCCGGCTTGAATGTTGGCAATGTCACCAACTTGATACCCCTAGCCATTAAATTCAACATCAGTGCGTTGAAACCGAAGATGTGGAAAAATGGCAACACTGCTGGTGTTACAGATTGGAAAGaagctgttaaaaaaaaataattgtttaaagttaaaaaaatgataattattttattataaatataataatcaaattcacTTGCTTGACAaaacagttaatattataaatgcatgtTTCATACatacaatgaaaattatatcAACCTATTTAGctaaatataatctaaacaAGTAATAACTAACaagataattgaaatttattagttaatacAATTTCACATTGCAGTGaatgtttgaatatatatattttaacttgattttaatggcattgaaagaaaattataaataatattatatttatttaatatcatataaatacttACCATTAGCTTCTTCTACACCAATGACTTCTGGGACTAATATCATTTCATTCATTGTGTTTACACTTTCGTGTGTTAGTTCCACTGCTTTAGGGAAACCAGTTGTGCCACTTGAAAATGGATAAATTGCTATATCTCTAGCACTTCTTTTTACTCTTTTCAAACAATTAGTATCTATATTTAAGTCTTCAGCAAACTCTGCAAACTTTATGGTACCTTCTGGTACTTCATTGTCTATTAATATGACTggtatattcaatttaatttcttttagaGCTTGCACTATGTTGGGATAAGACAGCTTAGAGGACACTATTGCTTTGCATTCAATTAGTTTTAATTGATGCTTTAATTCATCTggaattaaacaattaaaaacttttaatgtttaaatcttacaatataatttaatcaaaccgaaaatattaatataataagtgcAGTATAATGCTACTAAGagctacaaataaatatttatagtaaataacagcaaaacatattagaaataaggataaataatataaggataaaaaacaaatacctACGTGGTGTATAAGCAGGATTCATTAGACTAGCAATACCTCCAGCCTCAAGAATACCTAACACAACGCAAGGATATTCAGGGACATTAGGCAAAATAACAGCTACTTTATCATCAttctgtaattttaatttattaagaagtgATGCACCAAAGGAAATGGTCATCTTGTATGTCTGAGCATAAGTGTAACCGTGACCAGTTACAGCGCACacctatataaaagaaaattttattataactgtaaaacaataaagcaaaaaaataacattcatatgttttttatagCAGGGTTTATagaaatttttatgttttccatCAACACATAATACCGAAGATATTTGAATTCagatcataaatataaattatttgataatatattttatattaaatattcgacTTATATttatccacctgatggtaaattatCACCTTTGAATGTAGTcactataaaaaacattaactaCTTTATACACTTTCTAAAAATTGCCATTCAACCTGGCAGAACTACAGAATTCACTACCGCCAGtagaatttgaaataattttgtgGTATAAAACTCAAAGGTGAAACTTACTGTTAAAGTTTTGTCCGGCCATCTGTCCAAGTTCTTCCAAGCAAAATCTCTGACTGTTTGACATGATAattcaaaatctttatatacaGACTTAAGTATATTAGCATCAGTATATTTTTGACGAAATGAtggacataataataatttatttttataaacaatttcgTAAGCTGAACGCCGAAAAATACTGGCCATTATACTTTAATGGTAgtgaatgaatatattataattaataagcaccagtaaaacttaaaaattta
Coding sequences within it:
- the LOC126769404 gene encoding uncharacterized protein LOC126769404, coding for MASIFRRSAYEIVYKNKLLLCPSFRQKYTDANILKSVYKDFELSCQTVRDFAWKNLDRWPDKTLTVCAVTGHGYTYAQTYKMTISFGASLLNKLKLQNDDKVAVILPNVPEYPCVVLGILEAGGIASLMNPAYTPHELKHQLKLIECKAIVSSKLSYPNIVQALKEIKLNIPVILIDNEVPEGTIKFAEFAEDLNIDTNCLKRVKRSARDIAIYPFSSGTTGFPKAVELTHESVNTMNEMILVPEVIGVEEANASFQSVTPAVLPFFHIFGFNALMLNLMARGIKLVTLPTFKPDLFLETIVRHKANHLYVVPPMMVFLGKHPAVTPKYLETIEGIICGAAPLSSHDATAVLNKNKNIIFRQGYGLTETCGGISVGNKTDTNHSSVGHVFASGEVKIADLNTSEALGPGQEGEIWYRGKNVMSGYYKNVEASKEVLTEDGWFKTGDIGKYDENKYLYVTDRLKELIKVKGFQVPPAELEMVLRTHPKVLDCAVMGVPDPISGEAPKAFVVTQAGATLKSEEILDFVNSKVVSFKNIKDVEFVEAIPKNPAGKILRKELKAKYC